One stretch of Streptomyces sp. A2-16 DNA includes these proteins:
- a CDS encoding Uma2 family endonuclease, translated as MSALTVGHDPEQSWDDLVRFWEEMDWPEGSKVEIIEGIITVSPAPAPRHNVIAARIQRRLYSVIPEDWEIFQTQAIAVPSRLGMFIPDILVAPVQECTEADTYLPGAVAELVVEVTSRKNARHDRVSKPAAYASAGIPLYLLVDRWAPEGPTATLYGEPQGEVYRPLAVAKFGELLTIPAPFDLVIDTGEFPET; from the coding sequence ATGAGCGCACTCACCGTGGGCCACGACCCCGAGCAGAGCTGGGACGACCTCGTCCGGTTCTGGGAGGAGATGGACTGGCCCGAGGGCAGCAAGGTGGAGATCATCGAGGGGATCATCACCGTGTCACCTGCTCCCGCACCCCGTCACAACGTGATCGCGGCCCGCATCCAGCGTCGCCTGTACTCCGTGATCCCCGAAGACTGGGAGATCTTCCAGACACAGGCCATCGCCGTCCCCTCGCGGCTCGGCATGTTCATCCCGGACATCCTGGTCGCCCCGGTCCAGGAGTGCACCGAGGCGGACACCTATCTGCCGGGCGCCGTGGCCGAACTCGTCGTGGAGGTCACCTCCAGGAAGAACGCTCGCCACGACCGTGTGAGCAAGCCGGCCGCCTACGCATCCGCCGGCATCCCCCTCTATCTCCTCGTCGATCGCTGGGCGCCCGAAGGTCCCACCGCGACCCTCTACGGAGAGCCCCAGGGAGAGGTCTACCGGCCGCTGGCCGTCGCCAAGTTCGGTGAGCTGCTCACCATCCCGGCGCCGTTCGACCTTGTCATCGACACCGGCGAGTTCCCCGAGACGTGA
- a CDS encoding thymidine phosphorylase, giving the protein MDVISVIRTKRDRGELSDEQIDWVIDAYTRGEVADEQMSALAMAILLNGMNRREIARWTAAMIASGERMDFSSLSRPTADKHSTGGVGDKITLPLAPLVAACGAAVPQLSGRGLGHTGGTLDKLESIPGWRALLSNEEMLHVLDTTGAVICAAGDGLAPADKKLYALRDVTGTVEAIPLIASSIMSKKIAEGTGSLVLDVKVGTGAFMKTIEDARELASTMVGLGTDHGVRTVALLTDMSTPLGLTAGNALEVRESVEVLAGGGPSDVVELTIALAHEMLAAAGIRDADPAKALADGTAMDVWRRMIAAQGGDPDAELPVAREQHVIKAPSAGVLTRLDAYGIGVAAWRLGAGRARKEDPVQAGAGVELHAKPGDTVTEGQPLLTLHTDTPERFEYALQSIEGSYDIGAAGTTFTASPVVLERIA; this is encoded by the coding sequence ATGGACGTCATCTCCGTCATCCGCACCAAGCGGGACCGCGGCGAACTCAGCGACGAGCAGATCGACTGGGTCATCGACGCGTACACCCGCGGGGAGGTCGCCGACGAGCAGATGTCCGCGCTCGCGATGGCCATCCTCCTCAACGGCATGAACCGCCGCGAGATCGCCCGCTGGACGGCCGCGATGATCGCCTCGGGCGAGCGGATGGACTTCTCGTCCCTCTCCCGCCCGACCGCCGACAAGCACTCCACGGGCGGCGTCGGCGACAAGATCACGCTGCCGCTGGCTCCCCTGGTGGCGGCCTGCGGCGCGGCGGTTCCCCAGCTCTCGGGCCGGGGCCTCGGTCACACCGGCGGCACGCTCGACAAGCTGGAGTCGATCCCCGGCTGGCGGGCGCTGCTGTCGAACGAGGAGATGCTGCACGTCCTCGACACCACCGGCGCGGTGATCTGCGCGGCGGGCGACGGCCTGGCCCCGGCCGACAAGAAGCTGTACGCCCTGCGTGACGTCACCGGCACGGTCGAGGCGATCCCCCTGATCGCCTCCTCCATCATGTCGAAGAAGATCGCGGAGGGCACCGGCTCGCTGGTCCTGGACGTCAAGGTCGGCACCGGCGCCTTCATGAAGACCATCGAGGACGCGCGGGAACTGGCGTCCACGATGGTGGGCCTTGGCACCGACCACGGCGTGAGGACGGTCGCGCTCCTGACGGACATGTCGACCCCGCTAGGCCTCACGGCGGGCAACGCGCTCGAGGTCCGCGAGTCGGTGGAGGTCCTGGCGGGCGGCGGCCCGTCGGACGTCGTGGAGCTCACCATCGCGCTGGCCCACGAGATGCTGGCGGCGGCCGGCATCCGCGACGCCGATCCGGCGAAGGCGCTGGCCGACGGTACGGCGATGGACGTGTGGCGCCGGATGATCGCGGCGCAGGGCGGCGACCCGGACGCGGAACTGCCGGTGGCGCGCGAGCAGCACGTCATCAAGGCACCCTCCGCGGGCGTCCTGACCCGTCTCGACGCCTACGGCATCGGGGTGGCCGCCTGGCGCCTCGGCGCGGGCCGGGCCCGCAAGGAGGACCCGGTGCAGGCGGGCGCGGGCGTGGAGCTGCACGCCAAGCCCGGCGACACGGTCACCGAGGGCCAGCCCCTGCTGACCCTCCACACGGACACCCCGGAACGCTTCGAGTACGCGCTCCAGTCGATCGAGGGGTCCTACGACATCGGGGCGGCGGGTACGACGTTCACGGCGTCGCCCGTTGTGCTGGAACGTATCGCCTGA
- a CDS encoding AEC family transporter has translation MQGVLTGFAVIAVVIGVGCLIGLRGYLGDQGREVLTKLAFHVASPALLFTTLARADLSVIFSSRLLVTALSTAAAAGVFVSVGVVRGWGVGRTTIGALCSSYVNSGNLGIPIAVYVLGDASLVAPVLLFQLVGVTPVALTVLDLASGAGSGEKRPLWRRLLTPLRNPIAVGSLAGVAVSAAGLKVPAPVMDPLTLIGGMSVPAVLLAFGISLCGSTMPGRGPDRQLVLLSVALKSVGQPAVAWVLAAGVFGLHGAQLLDVVVTSALPAAQNLYTYASTYGVGERLARDSILVSTVLSVPVLVVVAALLG, from the coding sequence GTGCAGGGAGTGCTGACCGGCTTCGCGGTGATCGCGGTGGTGATCGGGGTCGGCTGTCTCATCGGCCTGCGCGGGTACCTCGGCGACCAGGGCCGGGAGGTCCTGACCAAGCTCGCCTTCCATGTCGCCTCCCCCGCCCTGCTGTTCACCACGCTCGCCAGGGCCGACCTGTCGGTGATCTTCTCCAGCCGCCTGCTGGTGACCGCGCTCAGCACGGCAGCGGCGGCGGGCGTCTTCGTGTCGGTGGGTGTCGTACGGGGCTGGGGCGTCGGCCGCACGACGATCGGCGCGCTGTGCTCGTCCTACGTCAACTCCGGCAACCTCGGCATCCCGATCGCGGTGTACGTCCTGGGCGACGCCTCGCTCGTGGCGCCGGTGCTGCTGTTCCAGTTGGTGGGGGTCACCCCGGTCGCGCTGACGGTCCTGGACCTGGCGTCGGGCGCGGGCTCCGGCGAGAAGCGCCCGCTGTGGCGGAGACTGCTGACCCCGCTGCGCAATCCGATCGCGGTCGGCTCGCTGGCCGGGGTCGCGGTCTCGGCGGCGGGCCTGAAGGTGCCGGCCCCCGTGATGGACCCCCTGACCCTCATCGGCGGCATGTCGGTCCCGGCGGTCCTCCTCGCCTTCGGCATCTCCCTGTGCGGCAGCACGATGCCCGGCCGGGGCCCGGACCGGCAGCTCGTCCTGCTCTCGGTCGCGCTGAAGTCGGTGGGGCAGCCGGCGGTGGCGTGGGTGTTGGCGGCCGGCGTCTTCGGCCTCCACGGAGCCCAACTCCTCGACGTGGTGGTGACGTCAGCCCTGCCGGCCGCCCAGAACCTGTACACCTACGCGTCGACCTACGGGGTGGGTGAACGCCTGGCCCGCGACTCGATCCTGGTGTCGACGGTGCTGTCGGTGCCGGTGCTGGTGGTCGTGGCGGCGCTGCTCGGGTGA
- a CDS encoding STAS domain-containing protein, with amino-acid sequence MSCARPPGLPIVDAMTPAVLVLAGPVTRDEVTGLGDEVRALLRTTRAGVVVCDVAGLGPPGLGTVDLLARLQLAARRAGGRIRLRDPDPALYALLDLVGLRFEVEGQTEQGEPALGVEEEVEPGEPAV; translated from the coding sequence ATGAGTTGTGCCCGCCCGCCAGGTCTACCGATCGTGGACGCCATGACACCCGCTGTACTCGTGCTGGCCGGCCCCGTCACCCGGGACGAGGTGACGGGGCTGGGCGACGAGGTGCGGGCGCTGCTGCGGACGACCCGGGCCGGGGTCGTGGTGTGCGATGTCGCCGGGCTCGGGCCGCCGGGGCTCGGCACCGTCGACCTGCTCGCCCGGCTCCAGCTCGCGGCCCGGCGGGCCGGGGGCCGGATCAGGCTGCGCGACCCCGACCCCGCGCTATACGCCCTCCTTGACCTCGTCGGCCTCCGCTTCGAGGTGGAGGGGCAGACCGAACAGGGGGAACCAGCGCTGGGTGTCGAGGAAGAAGTGGAACCCGGTGAGCCGGCCGTCTGA